The Vidua macroura isolate BioBank_ID:100142 chromosome 11, ASM2450914v1, whole genome shotgun sequence genome includes a region encoding these proteins:
- the CCNE1 gene encoding G1/S-specific cyclin-E1, whose product MRARKRKADMATFLQDPDEEIAKMEMTRKKPCEKQKSWNNIHEHAHMLIPTPDKDDDPVCVDYSRFVHLSVVPTRATPLPALGWANKDDVWKNMINKEETYVRDKFYLQRHPQLQPKMRTILLDWLMEVCEAYKLHRETFYLAQDFFDRFMATQQDVVKTLLQLIGVTSLFIAAKLEEIYPPKLHQFAYVTDGACTEDEIISMELIIMKALNWNLNPLTVVSWLNIYLQVAYLNDLYEVMLPQYPQQIFVQITELLDLCVLDIGCLEYTYGILAASALYHFSSSELMQKVSGYEFCEIEDCVKWMVPFAMALREVGSSKLKHFSGIAPEDLHNIQMHINSFDLLDRAQAKQAILAEQNRTSPFPTGVLTPPQSSKKLSSGLQSI is encoded by the exons ATGCGAGCCCGCAAGAGGAAAGCTGATATGGCCACG TTCTTACAGGATCCTGATGAAGAAATTGCCAAAATGGAGATGACTAGAAAAAAGCCGTGTGAAAAACAG AAGTCCTGGAATAACATTCACGAGCATGCCCACATGCTGATCCCCACTCCGGATAAAGATGACGATCCCGTTTGTGTCGATTACTCGCGCTTTGTCCATCTGAGCGTTGTTCCCACCAGAGCTACCCCACTGCCAGCTCTAGG CTGGGCAAACAAGGATGATGTATGGAAAAACATGATAAACAAAGAAGAGACCTATGTGAGGGATAAATTCTACTTGCAAAGGcacccccagctgcagcctAAAATGAGAACCATCCTTCTAGACTGGCTTATGGAG GTTTGTGAAGCCTATAAACTTCATAGAGAAACTTTTTATTTAGCACAAGATTTCTTTGATCGCTTTATGGCAACACAACAGGATGTTGTAAAAACACTATTGCAGCTTATTGGTGTCACTTCTCTATTCATAGCAGCAAAGCTTGAG GAAATTTATCCACCAAAGTTGCACCAGTTTGCCTATGTTACAGATGGAGCCTGTACAGAAGATGAAATCATCAGTATGGAATTGATCATTATGAAG GCTCTTAATTGGAACTTAAATCCACTGACAGTTGTATCGTGGCTAAACATTTACCTGCAAGTTGCATATTTAAATGATCTTTATGAGGTAATGCTGCCACAATATCCACAGCAGATATTTGTACAAATAACAGAG CTCTTGGATCTCTGTGTGCTGGATATTGGCTGCTTGGAATATACCTATGGAATACTTGCAGCTTCTGCTTTGTATCACTTCTCTTCATCTGAGTTGATGCAGAAAGTTTCAG GTTATGAATTCTGTGAGATAGAGGACTGTGTGAAATGGATGGTCCCGTTTGCCATGGCTCTAAGGGAAGTAGGAAGCTCCAAACTCAAACACTTTAGCGGGATAGCTCCTGAAGATTTGCACAATATACAGATGCACATAAACAGCTTTGATTTGCTG GACAGAGCTCAAGCAAAACAAGCCATATTGGCTGAACAAAATAGGACTTCACCTTTCCCCACTGGTGTCCTTACACCACCACAAAGTAGCAAGAAACTGTCTTCTGGACTGCAATCAATATGA